Proteins from one Xenopus tropicalis strain Nigerian chromosome 1, UCB_Xtro_10.0, whole genome shotgun sequence genomic window:
- the LOC116408357 gene encoding serine/threonine-protein kinase N1-like: protein MSCEEMKLNSALIEKEILLLVRREQHPFLTGLFASFQTQHHACLAMDCATGGDLTKVMRRPEFNFGAAVFYTSCITLGLEFLHEQNVVHRDLKLENVLVDESGYTKITDSGLCKKKGMGVGVLTTSGVGTPHYTAPEIFKGEPYGKAVDWWSLGVMFYYMVLGKVSVIPPANRINSTETLLWE from the exons ATGAGTTGCGAAGAAATGAAGTTGAACAG TGCTCTGATAGAGAAGGAGATACTTCTATTGGTCAGGCGAGAGCAACATCCTTTCCTCACCGGATTGTTTGCCTCGTTCCAAACACAGCATCACGCTTGCCTCGCCATGGATTGTGCGACTGGAGGCGATTTAACCAAAGTGATGAGAAGACCAGAATTTAACTTCGGTGCAGCGGT ATTTTACACTTCCTGCATTACTCTGGGGTTGGAATTCCTCCATGAGCAGAACGTGGTTCATAG AGATTTAAAGCTTGAAAATGTTCTCGTGGATGAATCCGGTTATACAAAAATTACAGACTCtggcctgtgcaaaaaaaaag GAATGGGCGTCGGAGTCTTAACCACATCCGGCGTTGGAACACCCCATTATACCGCTCCAGAGATATTTAAAGGGGAGCCCTATGGAAAAGCAGTAGACTGGTGGTCTCTGGGAGTGATGTTTTATTACATGGTGCTTGGCAAGGTAAGTGTTATTCCTCCAGCCAACAGAATTAACAGCACAGAAACGTTGTTATGGGAATAA